Below is a window of Candidatus Leptovillus gracilis DNA.
TAATAGTAACGCATACCGGGAAGTTATCAATGTATTAGATGAAATCCAACGCTTGTTGCCGGTCGTGCAAGCAGCAGCAGAGGTGTCATTACAGTTGGATGAAGCAATTGCTTTATGTGAACAAGCTCGAAAGAGTAGTGACGTGCTGCCAGCCTTGTCTCAGATCACGAAATTAATCAATAAGCGAGAGGTAGATAGTCTTATAGATTTATTCCTGCGTCCCCGATATGAGCGCTTGGAGATATTGCGCGATCAACTGATCCGTCGTTATCGTTTTTTGGATAAAGACATTCAAGAAATTGAGCGTTTAATTGCAGCAGGAAGGTACACCGAAGCTCTTGTTATGTGCGAGAAGTTGGCAGCGTTGGGAGATGAACGGGTAAACCAACTGGGAATAATAGCGAAAATGCAATCAGTGGGGGACACAAAAGGTTAAGAAGCGAAAGTGAAAAGCCGAATGAATCGGAGTTAGAAAAGGAGCAATAAACCATGCCGCAGATACTGCGTCCAGATATCGAACTTAAAATACTGCGCTGGTTGTCAGGATGGGGGTTCAGTGATAATCCATTTGCCACTTACGCGGCTGAACAGGAGCCTGCTGTATCCTTGCGCGACGCTTTTATTGATACCGGCCGTCTTGATTGGGTCTGGGGTACGCCGGAACGGCCGCAGACAACTTTATTCTTTGCACGACGTGGCTGTGGTAAAACAGCTCATCGACGCATGGTTGAAATGCGTTGCAGCCCTGCCCAACCAGCCAGTCCGGTTTTGTCTACGCTCTACAATGATTTCACTTTTTGGTCAGAACTCGCTTCTCCTCCTGGCCCGCAGCTGCACATACGCCCAATTCTAAAGCAACTCCTGCAATCCCTTTTTGATACCATCGTCAAAAAGAAACTACCGTTGGGGAGCTGGCAGCCAGAACACACTGCTATTCTGAAACAGTTATGCCAATGCTACCATCCCGATTTGCTTCAGCCAACATCCCTACTCAAATTTATCCGGCAGTCCAGCCCTCCGGAACAAGGTGAAGAACTCTCTCTGACTGCGCTGCGTCAGGCGATTTCAGAATCCAATCTCGTCGCGCAAATCGCTAATTTTAACGCAACGGCCCTTTTCTTTGCCGGTTTATCCGATGCCCAACCTACCAGCTATGATCTGACTAATAGTTCTTTGCGTTCATCTCTCTCCTATGTGGTCAGGCTAAGTCAGGCTCTAAATTTTCAAACCATTTACATACTGGTAGATGGGGTTGATGAAGTCTATCTACAGAATAATTGGTCCTGGCAAGAAGGTATCGAATCCCTTTTGGCCGATCTGCCTTTGATGAATATGCCTGGCATTGCCTTCAAATTTTTCCTACCGGCCGAAGTCAAAGAAGATTTGCTCAGTAAACCTCGTGTTCGGCCCGATCGTCTTGCGTACGCTGACTTAACTTGGTCTGAGCGGGATCTGCAACAACTATTGAGGCAGCGTCTGCTCATATTTAACGCATTGGGCATTTCCTCTTTAGCTGATTTTTGTGAACCAAATCTTGCCAAAACGATTGATAGTGAACTGATCCAGGCTGCCCAAGGAATCCCCCGACAGATGCTTCGCCTGGGCAACCAGTTGTTAGAGCAGCACGTCTTACTCCAAAATGCAACGGGGCAAATACACCGGGCTACATGGGATAAAGTGTT
It encodes the following:
- a CDS encoding winged helix-turn-helix transcriptional regulator; amino-acid sequence: MPQILRPDIELKILRWLSGWGFSDNPFATYAAEQEPAVSLRDAFIDTGRLDWVWGTPERPQTTLFFARRGCGKTAHRRMVEMRCSPAQPASPVLSTLYNDFTFWSELASPPGPQLHIRPILKQLLQSLFDTIVKKKLPLGSWQPEHTAILKQLCQCYHPDLLQPTSLLKFIRQSSPPEQGEELSLTALRQAISESNLVAQIANFNATALFFAGLSDAQPTSYDLTNSSLRSSLSYVVRLSQALNFQTIYILVDGVDEVYLQNNWSWQEGIESLLADLPLMNMPGIAFKFFLPAEVKEDLLSKPRVRPDRLAYADLTWSERDLQQLLRQRLLIFNALGISSLADFCEPNLAKTIDSELIQAAQGIPRQMLRLGNQLLEQHVLLQNATGQIHRATWDKVLQEMANELALTGQMQLGQPQIEVNPATEIVTLGGRALSLSANELRLILCLAGNNGFATTEQIVTFVYDNPAGGVSDEAVASMVKRLRQKLDDDAKNPAYLRTEHGRGYTLLNWRRSRV